In the Solanum pennellii chromosome 5, SPENNV200 genome, one interval contains:
- the LOC107020552 gene encoding AP-1 complex subunit gamma-2-like, whose product MNPFSSGTRLRDMIRAIRASKTAAEERAVVRKECAAIRAAISDNDHDYRHRNLAKLMFIHMLGYPTHFGQMECLKLIASPGFPEKRIGYLGLMLLLDERQEVLMLVTNSIKQDLNHTNQYIVGLALCALGNIGSAEMARDLAPEVERLLKFRDPNIRKKAALCSIRIIKKVPDLAENFIHAAASLLSEKHHGVLITGVQLCIDLCKISTEALEHFRKKCTDGLVKLMRDLANSPYAPEYDISGITDPFLQIRLLRLLRSLGKDDADASDTMNDILAQVATKTESNKNAGNAILYECVAAIMSVEDNGGLRVLAINILGRFLSNRDNNIRYVALNMLMKALAVDSQAVQRHRTTILECVKDSDPSIRKRAVELVYLLVNESNVKPMTKELIEYLEASDPEFRGDLTAKICSIVEKFSPEKIWYIDQMLKVLSEAGNDVKDEAWHSLIVVITNASNLHGYAVRSLYRSVQAAGEQETLVRVAIWCIGEYGDMLVNNAGRLDIEEPLTVTESDAVDVLETSFKSHSFDLTTRAMCLIALLKLSSRFPSCSQRINDIIVQYKGSFVLELQQRAIEFNSIIARHQNIRPSLVERMPVLDEATHSGRKAGSVPAAVSTSQGVSVNLPNGVAKPSAAPLVDLLDLSSDDVPAPSSSGGDFLQDLLGVDLVPVSSQSGTNQAQMSGTNVLLDLLSIGTPSANSSPSTIQASPSNVDTKSPMDLLDRLSSPSAPSVQVSTTAGSSPMLDLLNGFPSSSPIAVTEGNGLAYPSIVAFESSSLKLTFNFSKQPENPQTTLIEASFTNKSGEVLTNFIFQAAVPKFLQLHLDPASGNMLPANSSGSIMQKLKLTNSQHGKKSLVMRIRIAYKVNNKDVLEEGQVNNFPREL is encoded by the exons GGACATGATTCGGGCTATCCGTGCTAGCAAAACTGCAGCAGAGGAGCGTGCTGTAGTAAGAAAAGAGTGTGCTGCTATCAGAGCTGCAATCAGTGATAATGATCATGACTACAGACATCGTAATCTTGCAAAACTAATGTTCATTCACATGCTGGGTTATCCTACACACTTTGGTCAAATGGAATGCTTGAAGCTGATTGCTTCTCCAGGATTTCCAGAGAAAAGAATAGGATATCTTGGCCTAATGTTGCTTCTTGACGAAAGACAAGAGGTTCTTATGTTGGTTACCAATTCTATAAAGCA AGATCTTAACCACACCAATCAATATATCGTTGGACTTGCTCTTTGTGCATTAGGGAATATTGGTTCTGCAGAAATGGCTCGTGACCTTGCACCAGAAGTTGAACGGTTGCTAAAGTTTAGAGATCCTAATATCCGAAAGAAG GCAGCACTTTGCTCTATAAGAATTATAAAGAAGGTCCCCGATCTTGCCGAAAATTTTATACACGCTGCAGCTTCCTTGTTAAGTGAGAAGCATCATGGAGTTCTCATTACTGGTGTCCAGCTTTGTATAGATCTATGTAAAATTAGTACAGAGGCTCTTGAACATTTCAGAAAG AAATGCACGGATGGTTTAGTCAAACTTATGAGGGATCTCGCAAACAGTCCATATGCGCCTGAGTATGACATTTCTGGCATTACAGATCCTTTCCTTCAAATAAGATTGCTTAGGCTCTTGCGTTCCTTGGGGAAAGATGATGCCGATGCCAGTGATACTATGAATGATATTCTAGCTCAG GTGGCAACAAAAACTGAATCAAACAAAAATGCAGGCAATGCTATTCTTTATGAATGTGTTGCAGCTATCATGAGCGTAGAAGATAATGGTGGCTTGAGGGTGCTTGCTATTAACATTTTGGGAAGATTTTTATCCAACCGTGATAACAATATCAG ATATGTTGCACTGAACATGTTGATGAAAGCTTTAGCTGTAGATAGTCAAGCAGTGCAGAGGCATCGGACAACAATTTTGGAATGTGTGAAG GATTCCGATCCATCAATTCGTAAAAGAGCCGTTGAACTTGTGTATCTCTTAGTAAACGAAAGCAATGTGAAGCCTATGACGAAGGAGTTAATAGAATATCTAGAAGCAAGTGATCCGGAGTTTAGGGGAGATCTCACTGCAAAAATCTGTTCCATTGTGGAGAA GTTCTCACCTGAGAAAATTTGGTACATTGATCAGATGCTCAAGGTTCTCTCTGAG GCTGGAAATGATGTGAAGGATGAGGCGTGGCATTCTCTGATCGTGGTGATTACAAATGCTTCCAACCTCCATGGTTATGCAGTACGTTCTCTATACAGATCAGTGCAAGCAGCAGGGGAACAG GAAACGCTGGTTCGAGTTGCGATTTGGTGCATTGGAGAATATGGTGACATGTTAGTAAACAATGCTGGAAGGCTTGATATTGAAGAACCCTTGACC GTAACAGAATCTGATGCTGTGGATGTTTTGGAGACTTCCTTTAAGAGCCATTCATTTGATCTCACTACTCGGGCGATGTGTTTGATTGCTTTGCTAAAGCTGTCAAGTCGCTTTCCATCTTGTTCACA GCGGATAAATGACATCATTGTTCAATACAAAGGGAGTTTTGTGCTTGAACTGCAACAGAGAGCTATTGAATTTAACTCAATAATTGCAAGGCATCAGAATATCAG GCCTTCACTTGTAGAAAGAATGCCAGTTCTTGATGAAGCAACCCACAGCGGAAGGAAAGCTGGTTCTGTACCAGCAGCTGTGTCAACATCTCAAGGAGTGTCAGTTAATCTTCCAAATGGAGTTGCCAAGCCCAGTGCTGCCCCTCTTGTTGACTTACTTGATCTTAGTTCAGATGATGTTCCTGCACCTAGCTCTTCTGGTGGAGACTTTCTTCAGGATCTTCTTGGTGTTGATCTGGTGCCAGTGTCTTCACAATCAG GTACAAATCAGGCCCAAATGAGTGGCACCAATGTTTTACTGGATCTTCTGTCAATTGGAACACCATCTGCTAATAGCAGCCCATCTACAATTCAGGCGTCACCCTCCAATGTTGACACTAAAAGTCCGATGGATCTATTAGATAGACTGTCCTCACCTTCTGCTCCTTCAGTTCAAGTTTCTACTACAGCTGGAAGTTCTCCTATGTTGGATTTATTGAATGGGTTCCCTTCCAGCTCACCAATTGCTG ttACAGAAGGAAATGGTCTTGCATATCCATCAATAGTTGCATTCGAGAGCAGCTCGTTAAAATTAACATTCAACTTCTCAAAGCAGCCTGAAAACCCACAGACAACACTTATTGAAGCTAGTTTTACAAACAAGTCGGGAGAAGTTCTCACAAACTTTATTTTCCAAGCTGCAGTTCCAAAG TTTCTTCAATTGCACTTGGATCCAGCAAGTGGTAATATGCTACCTGCAAATAGTAGTGGATCAATCATGCAAAAGTTGAAGCTCACAAACAGCCAGCACGGCAAG AAATCCCTTGTCATGCGCATACGGATAGCTTATAAGGTGAATAATAAGGATGTATTAGAGGAAGGCCAAGTCAACAATTTTCCCCGTGAGTTGTGA
- the LOC107019002 gene encoding RING-H2 finger protein ATL47: protein MPWVQSEIREKYDLLNQIHLLSSPQKDSSTPSSSSGNKISPAVLFIIVILAIIFFISGVLHLLVRYLMKHRWSSSSSNRDPEMSDSGTYQRQLQQLFHLHDSGLDQAFIDALPVFLYKEIVGLKEPFDCAVCLCEFSEQDELRLLPLCSHAFHISCIDTWLLSNSTCPLCRGILFTPGFCAENPIFCFDDSIRDECSNGGVSEHGSVVGVGVSPSVKPHEDLDSTISSRRVFSVRLGKFKNTNNSLVENGKREMGETSNSSLDSRRCFSMGSFQYVVDDSELQVALCPNSAKNHGVDGSGGQLMRGIVKEKSGHNGSSANDGDNYGKRIGNKGESFSVSKIWLWSKKDKFHNSADNVSLPWTDDHRTQPV, encoded by the coding sequence ATGCCTTGGGTTCAGTCTGAAATCAGGGAAAAATATGATCTTTTGAATCAAATTCATCTTCTGTCATCTCCTCAGAAAGACTCCTCTACCCCATCATCTTCATCTGGAAACAAAATTAGTCCAGCTGTTCTTTTTATCATAGTAATACTAGCTATCATATTCTTTATTTCTGGTGTTCTGCATTTGTTAGTTAGGTATTTGATGAAACATAGgtggtcttcttcttcatctaaTAGAGACCCTGAAATGTCTGATTCTGGTACCTATCAAAGGCAGTTACAACAGCTTTTTCATCTTCATGACTCAGGTTTAGATCAGGCTTTTATTGATGCTCTCCCTGTGTTTCTTTATAAAGAAATTGTGGGTTTGAAGGAGCCTTTTGATTGTGCTGTTTGTCTTTGTGAGTTTTCAGAACAAGATGAATTGAGGTTGCTCCCTTTATGTAGTCATGCCTTTCATATAAGTTGTATAGATACATGGTTGTTGTCAAATTCAACTTGCCCCCTTTGTAGAGGAATCCTTTTCACACCTGGTTTTTGTGCTGAAAATCCAATCTTTTGCTTTGATGATTCAATAAGAGATGAATGTAGTAATGGTGGGGTTTCAGAACATGGAAgtgttgttggtgttggtgtttctCCTAGCGTAAAACCACATGAGGATTTAGATAGTACTATTAGTTCAAGAAGGGTGTTTTCAGTAAGACTTGGCAAATTCAAGAACACAAACAATAGTCTTGTTGAAAATGGAAAAAGGGAAATGGGAGAGACTAGTAACAGTAGTTTGGATTCAAGAAGGTGTTTTTCAATGGGGTCTTTTCAATATGTGGTGGATGATTCAGAATTGCAAGTGGCATTATGTCCCAATAGTGCTAAAAATCATGGTGTTGATGGTAGTGGTGGTCAGTTGATGAGGGGAATTGTGAAAGAGAAAAGTGGACACAATGGAAGTTCTGCAAATGATGGAGACAATTATGGCAAAAGGATTGGAAATAAAGGGGAGAGTTTTTCTGTTTCCAAGATTTGGCTATGGTctaagaaggataaatttcataattctGCAGATAATGTAAGTTTGCCATGGACTGATGATCATAGAACTCAACCTGTTTGA
- the LOC107020565 gene encoding threonine--tRNA ligase, mitochondrial 1-like, with amino-acid sequence MLLASPLCWRLFTQSIRRPPPPCKHFSVLRRCFSSTPPMGKAAKSSEANSSASIPKDETYLQNVIPKRIALFESIQNQQRLQRLALSPDPIKIELVDGTIKEGKKWNTTPLDIAKEISKSLAANALIAKVNGVLWDLSRPLEGDCKLEILKFESDEGRDTFWHSSAHILGESLERTFGCKLCIGPCTTRGEGFYYDAFYGDLGLNEDHFQRIKEEATKAVSEKQPFERIEVSRQQALDMFSDNRFKVEIIKDLPEDKTITVYRCGPLVDLCRGPHIPNTSFVKALACTKASSAYWRGDKDRESLQRVYGISFPDQKQLKEYLDMLAEAKKYDHRELTKKQELFFFHPLSPGSCFFLPHGARICNKLLEFIKSQYWKRGYEEVWSPNMYNMQLWETSGHAANYKENMFVFEIEKQEFGLKPMNCPGHCLIFDHRVRSYRELPLRLADFGVLHRNEASGALTGLTRVRRFQQDDAHIFCRESQIKEEVKGVLDFISYVYEIFGFTFDLKLSTRPEKYLGDLESWEKAEASLAEALNEFGKPWEINEGDGAFYGPKIDITVSDAMKRKFQCATLQLDFQLPQRFNLSYSAEDESKRERPVMIHRAILGSVERMFAILLEHFKGKWPFWLSPRQAMVCPVSDKSLSYAFELRERIHDAGYYVDVDTSDRTIQKKVREAQMAQYNYILVVGEAEASSGQVSVRVRSKPDHEVMTVDGLLTHFKDLVASFQ; translated from the exons ATGCTCCTGGCTTCACCACTCTGTTGGCGCCTCTTCACCCAATCCATCCGCCGTCCTCCGCCGCCGTGCAAGCACTTTTCCGTTCTCCGCCGCTGCTTCTCATCTACGCCACCAATGGGAAAGGCTGCGAAAAGTTCCGAAGCTAATTCTAGTGCATCAATCCCCAAAGACGAAACTTATCTACAGAATGTTATTCCTAAACGTATCGCACTCTTCGAATCTATCCAGAATCAGCAACGCCTTCAACGACTTGCGCTCTCACCTGATCCTATCAA GATTGAGTTAGTGGATGGGACAATTAAGGAGGGAAAGAAATGGAATACCACTCCATTGGATATAGCAAAGGAGATATCGAAGAGCTTGGCTGCAAATGCGTTGATTGCGAAGGTGAATGGGGTGCTTTGGGATTTGTCGAGGCCATTGGAAGGCGATTGTAAGCTAGAGatcttaaaatttgaaagtGATGAGGGCCGCGACACATTTTGGCACTCGAGTGCTCACATTCTTGGAGAG TCGTTGGAAAGGACATTTGGATGCAAATTGTGCATTGGACCGTGTACAACAAGAGGAGag GGGTTCTATTATGATGCCTTTTATGGTGATCTGGGATTAAATGAGGATCATTTTCAACGGATAAAGGAGGAGGCAACAAAAGCTGTTTCG GAGAAACAACCTTTTGAACGCATTGAAGTTTCACGGCAGCAAGCTCTTGATATGTTCTCTGATAATAGGTTTAAG GTTGAAATCATTAAGGATTTACCTGAAGATAAAACAATCACAGTATACAGATGTGGACCGTTGGTTGATCTTTGTCGTGGTCCCCATATACCGAATACATCTTTTGTTAAAGCACTAGCCTGTACAAAG GCTTCATCAGCATATTGGAGAGGAGATAAGGACCGTGAAAGCTTGCAAAGAGTTTATGGAATATCTTTTCCAGATCAGAAACAGTTGAAG GAATACCTAGATATGCTGGCGGAAGCAAAGAAATACGATCACAGAGAGCTGACTAAGAAGCAGGagcttttcttttttcatccATTAAG CCCTGGAAGTTGCTTCTTTCTTCCACATGGTGCTCGAATTTGCAACAAACTGCTGGAATTCATAAAGAGTCAGTATTGGAAGAGAGGCTACGAGGAG GTTTGGAGTCCAAATATGTACAACATGCAATTGTGGGAGACTTCTGGTCATGCTGCAAATTACAAGGAGAACATGTTTGTGTTTGAG ATTGAAAAACAAGAATTTGGGCTGAAGCCAATGAATTGCCCAGGTCATTGTTTGATATTTGATCACAGAGTTCGTTCTTACAGGG AGCTACCACTTCGTCTGGCTGACTTTGGAGTTCTACACAGGAATGAAGCCAGTGGTGCACTCACTGGCTTAACGCGTGTCAGGAGATTCCAGCAG GATGATGCCCACATCTTCTGCAGGGAGTCACAG ATTAAGGAAGAAGTCAAGGGTGTCTTAGATTTCATTAGCTATGTGTATGAGatatttggtttcacttttgACCTGAAGTTATCAACG AGGCCTGAAAAGTATCTTGGGGACTTGGAAAGTTGGGAGAAGGCTGAAGCTTCTCTTGCAGAAGCATTGAACGAGTTCGGGAAGCCGTGGGAG ATCAACGAAGGAGATGGAGCATTTTACGGTCCAAAAATTGATATCACTGTTTCTGATGCAATGAAAAGGAAATTTCAGTGTGCAACATTGCAG CTTGATTTCCAACTTCCTCAACGATTCAACCTATCATACTCAGCAGAAGATGAAAGTAAGAGGGAGAGACCAGTTATGATACATAGAGCTATACTTGGATCAGTTGAGCGCATGTTCGCTATTCTCTTGGAGCATTTCAAGGGGAAATGGCCTTTCTGGCTTAGTCCACGTCAAGCGATGGTCTGCCCTGTTTCTGACAAATCTCTGTCGTATGCATTTGAG CTCCGGGAGCGGATACATGATGCTGgttattatgttgatgttgataccAGTGACAGGACAATCCAGAAAAAG GTACGAGAGGCTCAAATGGCACAATATAACTATATTCTAGTTGTTGGAGAAGCTGAAGCTAGTAGTGGGCAG GTGAGCGTTCGAGTGAGAAGCAAGCCTGATCATGAAGTCATGACAGTTGACGGCCTCCTCACTCACTTCAAAGATTTGGTCGCGTCATTTCAGTAG